One Trachemys scripta elegans isolate TJP31775 chromosome 4, CAS_Tse_1.0, whole genome shotgun sequence genomic region harbors:
- the ZNF410 gene encoding zinc finger protein 410, with translation MLSDELESKPELLVQFVQNTSIPLGRGLVESEPKGITCLSLLPVTETSECNRLMLPDDSPSHTNSSKDVPSSAVLRSLQVNVGPDGEETRAQTVQKPPELLSSPEPSSLLQDLQPSDSTSFILLNLTRAGLGCPAEHLVFVQDEAEDSGNDFLSHDSTDSSTPWFLRVQELAHDSLIAATRAQLAKNAKASNNGESVHLCSGDGQPKDSSPIPHLSRVEKKLKCTVEGCDRTFVWPAHFKYHLKTHRNDRSFTCPAEGCGKSFYVLQRLKVHMRTHNGEKPFVCTEVGCGKQFTTAGNLKNHLRIHTGEKPFLCEAQGCGRSFAEYSSLRKHLVVHSGVKPHQCQICGKTFSQSGSRNVHMRKHHSRIGAAGSREREQPESLLGSSLLEEAAVHSKNLISMNSQPRLGVESLHLPDTESIIGVEEEVLAEATPGALQSAPDVVLPQSHHLVTMSTGRHPYGVSALLQ, from the exons ATGTTATCGGATGAGTTAGAATCCAAACCAGAG CTGCTGGTTCAGTTTGTTCAGAACACATCTATTCCactggggcgggggctggtgGAATCAGAACCTAAAGGCATCACctgtctctccctccttcctgttaCTGAGACCTCAGAATGCAACAGACTGATGTTGCCAG ATGATTCTCCAAGTCACACTAACTCCTCCAAAGATGTTCCTTCATCTGCTGTCTTGAGAAGCCTTCAGGTAAATGTAGGCCCTGACGGCGAGGAGACAAGGGCACAAACTGTACAGAAACCACCTGAGCTCCTGTCAAGTCCAGAACCTTCCAGTTTATTGCAAGACCTCCAGCCCagtgacagcacctcctttattcTCCTCAACCTAACAAGAGCAG gcctgggctgtCCAGCAGAGCACCTTGTGTTCGTTCAGGATGAAGCAGAGGATTCTGGGAATGACTTTCTCTCCCATGACAGCACGGACAGCAGTACCCCATGGTTTCTACGAGTGCAGGAATTGGCCCATGACAGTTTGATTGCTGCCACTCGAGCACAGCTCGCAAAGAACGCCAAAGCAAGCAATAATG GTGAAAGTGTTCATCTTTGCTCAGGAGATGGGCAGCCAAAAGAttccagccccatccctcacctgtCCCGCGTAGAGAAGAAGCTGAAGTGCACAGTTGAGGGCTGTGATCGGACATTTGTGTGGCCAGCCCACTtcaaatatcatttaaaaactcacag GAATGATCGTTCCTTCACCTGCCCAGCAGAaggctgtgggaaaagcttctaTGTCCTGCAAAGGCTGAAGGTGCACATGCGAACTCACAATGGTGAGAAACCATTTGTCTGCACTGAggtgggctgtgggaagcagttcACAACGGCTGGGAATCTGAAGAACCACCTGCGGATTCACACTG GGGAAAAGCCCTTCCTGTGTGAGGCACAAGGATGTGGTCGTTCCTTTGCTGAATACTCCAGCCTTCGGAAACACCTGGTTGTCCACTCAG gaGTGAAGCCCCATCAGTGCCAAATTTGTGGGAAGACATTTTCCCAGAGTGGTAGCCGGAATGTGCATATGAGAAAGCACCACTCCAGaattggagctgctggaagcagagaaCGAGAGCAACCGG AGTCGCTGCTGGGCAGCAGTTTGCTGGAGGAAGCAGCTGTGCATAGTAAGAATCTGATCTCCATGAACTCTCAGCCTCGACTTGGCGTGGAGTCTCTGCACCTGCCAGATACTGAGTCTATTATTGGAGTAGAGGAGG AGGTTCTTGCTGAAGCAACACCAGGAGCCCTCCAGTCAGCACCTGATGTGGTTTTGCCACAGTCTCATCACCTGGTCACCATGTCAACAGGGAGACACCCCTATGGGGTGTCTGCTTTACTACAGTAA